The following coding sequences are from one Arachis hypogaea cultivar Tifrunner chromosome 7, arahy.Tifrunner.gnm2.J5K5, whole genome shotgun sequence window:
- the LOC112702987 gene encoding uncharacterized protein isoform X2 has product MWRFNPFTHKEAAGLEGRVIDVGNLKINVQKAIAEGGFSCVYLARDAFHMSKQYALKHIICNDDESLALAKKEISVMKSLVGHPNVVTLHAHTIFDMGRTKEAFLVMEYCEKSLVSVLESRGAGYFDENQVLLIFRDVCNAVFAMHCQFPPIAHRDLKAENLLLGSDGLWKLCDFGSTSTNHKRFEKPEEMGIEEDNIRKYTTPAYRAPEMWDLFLREVINEKVDIWALGCLLFRICYFKSAFDGESKLQVLNGNYRIPDLPRYSSSVTDLIRDMLQARPDDRPDITQVWFRVNEQLPITLQKSLPDRPPELPASNHPEGSSMSTNKSHPAPSRNPPPPPSSVESKPTVQASVASRGGGNGGQLGAFWSTQHANDSIVSKEKSKPVFDEEPSSNNNTLKHDRVHLENDHLPKNVGTNKVVNAPTHSVKSSVHGKSHKPDTASSKDFELNFFKDKGQMNERGLSNIDNTATFQDHAFNTFVAEFDTAKLSPGLKSEREEILEAEVEKLKGQLKEANIAKAEITSKYEKLSAICRSQRQELQDLKQALAAKTPSPNREGMRTSPALTSSASTKEQIGETVWELQQDKTERKTPGSEPKSWQAFPEEPRQQTSFSADNTSKSVRTRNTQQKPQPAPVAANFDSWGFGSDNFSAVRASTPQMPRPGEGSNSQAFGEAKAFEKKSTTPPAGWAGF; this is encoded by the exons ATGTGGAGATTTAACCCATTTACACACAAGGAGGCAGCTGGCCTTGAAGGCCGAGTTATAGATGTCGGCAATCTTAAGATAAATGTCCAGAAGGCCATCGCAGAAGGAGGTTTCTCTTGTGTTTACTTAGCACGTGATGCTTTCCATATGTCAAAGCAATATGCGTTGAAGCACATCATATGCAATGATGATGAATCACTTGCATTGGCAAAGAAGGAGATATCTGTGATGAAGTCACTGGTAGGACATCCCAATGTAGTCACACTTCATGCTCATACAATATTTGATATGGGTAGGACAAAAGAGGCATTTCTTGTAATGGAATATTGCGAGAAGTCTCTTGTTAGTGTGCTGGAAAGCCGAGGAGCAGGTTATTTTGATGAGAACCAGGTTCTCTTAATCTTCAGGGATGTATGTAATGCAGTTTTCGCTATGCACTGCCAGTTCCCACCTATTGCTCACCG AGACTTGAAAGCAGAGAATCTTTTATTAGGTTCAGATGGTTTATGGAAGTTGTGTGACTTTGGAAGCACTTCCACCAATCACAAGCGTTTTGAGAAGCCAGAAGAAATGGGAATCGAGGAAGACAATATCAGGAAGTACACAACCCCTGCCTACAGGGCCCCTGAG ATGTGGGATCTGTTCCTTAGAGAAGTCATCAACGAGAAAGTGGACATATGG GCACTAGGGTGTCTCCTTTTTCGCATATGCTATTTCAAAAGTGCTTTTGACGGGGAATCAAAGCTCCAAGTCTTAAATGGAAACTACCGCATTCCTGATTTGCCTAGATACAGTTCATCAGTCACGGATTTAATCAGAGACATGCTTCAAGCTAGACCAGATGACAGACCAGATATCACGCAG GTCTGGTTTCGTGTTAATGAGCAGCTACCTATTACTTTACAGAAGTCATTGCCTGACAGGCCACCTGAGTTGCCTGCTTCCAACCATCCGGAAG GTTCTTCAATGTCCACTAATAAATCACACCCAGCACCTAGCAGGAATCCACCTCCCCCGCCTTCATCTGTAGAATCCAAACCAACGGTCCAGGCATCTGTTGCTTCTAGGGGTGGTGGAAATGGGGGGCAGCTTGGTGCTTTCTGGTCCACTCAGCATGCAAATGATTCAATCGTTTCCAAGGAAAAGAGTAAACCTGTATTTGATGAAGAACCATCTAGTAACAATAACACATTAAAGCATGATAGAGTTCATCTAGAGAATGATCACTTACCCAAAAATGTTGGTACTAACAAAGTGGTCAACGCACCAACTCATTCAGTAAAAAGCAGTGTACATGGAAAGTCACACAAGCCTGACACTGCATCATCCAAGGATTTCGAATTGAACTTTTTTAAGGATAAAGGTCAGATGAATGAGAGGGGATTGTCAAATATAGACAATACAGCTACTTTTCAGGATCATGCTTTTAACACATTTGTTGCAGAATTTGATACTGCTAAGCTCAGTCCTGGACTTAAGTCTGAAAGGGAAGAAATATTAGAAGCTGAGGTGGAGAAACTGAAAGGGCAGTTGAAGGAAGCAAACATAGCCAAAGCTGAAATCACTTCAAAGTATGAAAAGCTTTCTGCTATATGCAGATCGCAAAGGCAAGAATTACAGGATCTAAAACAGGCACTTGCTGCAAAAACTCCCTCGCCAAATAGGGAGGGTATGAGGACCTCTCCTGCACTTACATCATCTGCATCCACG AAGGAGCAGATTGGCGAAACTGTTTGGGAACTTCAGCAggataaaactgagaggaagactCCTGGTTCAGAACCAAAGTCATGGCAGGCTTTTCCTGAAGAACCACGACAACAAACCTCCTTTTCAGCTGACAATACTTCAAAATCTGTCAGGACTAGAAACACCCAGCAGAAGCCGCAGCCTGCTCCAGTTGCTGCTAACTTCGATTCTTGGGGTTTTGGATCTGATAACTTCAGTGCTGTAAGAGCTAGTACCCCACAGATGCCAAGACCTGGTGAAGGGAGTAATTCTCAGGCATTTGGTGAAGCAAAGGCATTTGAGAAGAAATCAACTACCCCCCCTGCTGGATGGGCTGGATTTTAA